The following proteins are co-located in the Desulfatitalea tepidiphila genome:
- a CDS encoding phenylacetate--CoA ligase family protein encodes MIYNMEFETMPREALEAIQLRRLQATVERVFANVPFYRKKFAEAHVTPNDIRSIQDLRRLPFTTKQDLRDNYPFGMFAVPMDHVVRIHASSGTTGKPTVVGYTARDIKTWAELMARALMAGGADRGDIIHNAYGYGLFTGGLGVHYGAELLGASVIPVSGGNTRRQVMIMKDFGPTIITSTPSYSLHLSEVAEEMGVSFKDLKFKYGIFGAEPWSETMRNEIEKKLNLVAVDIYGLSEVMGPGVAIECKEAKNGLHVFEDHFIPEIIDPETLEPLPFGQLGELVFTTITKEAFPVIRYRTRDICSLNPEPCICGRTHLRMSRVTGRSDDMLIIRGVNVFPSQIESVLMDIEGVTPHYQLVVDREGALDILTVRVEVSEGMFSDEVKQLQSVERTISKNIKELLGVSAKVKLVEPKGIARSEGKAVRVIDNRKL; translated from the coding sequence ATGATATATAATATGGAATTCGAAACCATGCCGCGAGAAGCGCTGGAGGCCATCCAGCTTCGCCGATTGCAGGCAACCGTTGAACGCGTATTCGCCAACGTTCCTTTTTACCGGAAGAAATTCGCCGAAGCGCACGTCACACCGAACGATATCCGTTCCATTCAGGACCTTCGCCGGTTGCCGTTTACGACCAAGCAGGATTTGCGGGATAATTATCCTTTTGGCATGTTCGCCGTTCCCATGGATCACGTGGTGCGCATCCACGCTTCTTCCGGAACCACGGGCAAACCAACTGTTGTCGGCTATACGGCCAGGGATATCAAGACCTGGGCCGAATTGATGGCACGAGCCTTGATGGCCGGCGGTGCCGATAGAGGCGACATCATCCACAATGCCTATGGCTATGGCTTGTTCACCGGAGGCTTGGGCGTTCATTACGGCGCGGAGCTGCTGGGTGCTTCGGTCATCCCGGTATCCGGCGGCAACACCCGGCGACAGGTCATGATCATGAAGGATTTCGGGCCGACCATCATCACCTCGACACCGTCCTATAGCCTTCATCTATCCGAAGTGGCGGAGGAGATGGGCGTTTCTTTCAAGGATCTGAAGTTTAAATACGGCATTTTCGGCGCCGAACCATGGTCCGAGACCATGCGGAACGAGATCGAGAAAAAGCTCAACCTGGTGGCCGTCGATATTTATGGCCTGAGTGAGGTGATGGGGCCGGGGGTGGCCATCGAGTGCAAGGAAGCAAAGAACGGTCTGCATGTCTTTGAGGACCATTTCATTCCGGAAATCATCGATCCCGAGACCCTCGAACCGCTGCCCTTCGGCCAGCTTGGCGAACTGGTCTTCACGACCATCACCAAAGAGGCCTTTCCGGTCATTCGCTACCGGACGCGAGACATTTGTTCCCTCAATCCAGAGCCGTGCATTTGCGGAAGAACGCATCTGCGTATGAGCCGGGTCACGGGTCGAAGCGATGATATGCTGATTATCAGGGGGGTGAATGTCTTTCCATCCCAGATCGAAAGCGTGCTGATGGATATAGAGGGCGTGACGCCCCACTACCAGCTGGTCGTGGACCGCGAAGGTGCACTGGATATTCTGACGGTCCGGGTAGAAGTCAGCGAGGGGATGTTTTCGGACGAGGTAAAACAACTGCAGAGTGTGGAGCGGACTATTTCAAAAAATATCAAAGAGTTGTTGGGTGTATCGGCTAAAGTGAAACTGGTGGAACCCAAGGGAATTGCCCGCAGCGAGGGGAAGGCCGTTCGGGTGATCGACAATCGAAAGCTCTAA
- a CDS encoding GspE/PulE family protein — protein MLKANEAQTILDNDGAGPGPVADYRAKLQEIGNRINAARDLDDILIDLKEEITSLFSAERMTIYVIDGVKREMVSRFKTGDEIAEIRVPVGKDSLAGYSALTHKLLNIENVYDDSELAAIDESLCFDKSWDQKTGYRTRQALVYPIIFQKYLMGGLQLINRKGGGRFTSEDEKAIADLAKIIGIALYNQKRMAARGGRTTKFDHLLENHLLTQKEITKAITDARQRKEPIESVLIREYKVPKSELGESLARYYKVPFVAYNATFPIPGDLLTGLKVPFMRNNVWVPLRTEDNNPVVAIDDPHDLKRIDEIKALFPGRRMKFVVALKQDILDFIKLFTADEKEMAQIDDILSQLQDEHHEIEEAESGVGEEDSAVVQLVNKIILDAYARNASDIHIEPYPGKQNTMVRIRVDGACTVYQTIPFAYRNAVVSRIKIMSDLDIAERRLPQDGKIKFKKYGGKDIELRVATIPTQGGLEDVVMRILAAGEPIPLIKMGFSEANYESFLQSVVKPYGLILVCGPTGSGKTTTLHSALAYINKTETKIWTAEDPVEITQKGLRQVQVKPKIGFDFAAAMRSFLRADPDVIMVGEMRDKETTHIGIEASLTGHLVFSTLHTNSAPESIVRLLDMGMDPFNFADAILCILAQRLVRTLCPDCKKEYNPSEEEFNELVREYGQEDFERNMGLKFNPEMILCKPAGCELCNNTGYRGRMGIHELLTGTDEMKKLIQVRAKMEDIRDQAIKDGMRTLKQDGIEKIFGGHTDLLQVRKVCIK, from the coding sequence ATGCTAAAAGCAAACGAGGCACAAACCATCTTGGACAACGACGGCGCAGGACCGGGGCCGGTAGCCGACTACAGGGCCAAACTCCAGGAGATCGGCAATCGTATCAATGCTGCCCGGGATCTGGACGATATTCTCATCGATTTGAAGGAAGAGATTACTTCTCTTTTTTCCGCGGAACGCATGACGATCTATGTGATTGACGGCGTCAAGCGGGAGATGGTTTCCAGGTTCAAGACCGGCGACGAGATCGCCGAGATTCGGGTACCGGTCGGCAAGGATTCCCTGGCCGGTTATTCTGCCCTGACCCACAAGCTACTCAATATCGAAAATGTGTATGATGACAGCGAATTGGCTGCCATCGACGAAAGTCTCTGTTTTGATAAATCCTGGGATCAGAAAACCGGATACCGTACAAGACAGGCGCTGGTTTACCCGATCATATTTCAAAAATATCTCATGGGCGGCCTCCAGCTGATTAACCGTAAGGGCGGCGGTCGATTTACATCCGAAGATGAAAAGGCCATTGCCGATCTGGCCAAAATTATCGGTATCGCCCTTTACAATCAGAAACGAATGGCCGCCAGGGGAGGGCGTACCACCAAGTTCGATCACCTGCTGGAAAACCATCTGCTTACCCAGAAAGAGATTACCAAGGCCATCACCGACGCCCGTCAGCGCAAAGAGCCGATCGAAAGTGTGCTGATTCGTGAATACAAGGTCCCCAAATCAGAGCTGGGCGAATCCCTGGCAAGATATTACAAGGTGCCATTTGTGGCATACAACGCCACCTTTCCCATTCCTGGAGATCTGCTCACCGGCCTCAAAGTCCCATTCATGCGTAACAATGTGTGGGTGCCGCTGAGAACCGAAGACAACAACCCCGTCGTCGCCATCGACGATCCACACGACCTGAAACGCATCGATGAGATCAAGGCTCTGTTCCCCGGCCGCAGGATGAAATTCGTGGTGGCCCTAAAGCAGGACATTCTCGATTTCATCAAGCTTTTCACCGCCGACGAAAAGGAGATGGCCCAGATCGATGACATCCTGTCCCAATTGCAGGATGAACATCATGAGATCGAAGAGGCCGAATCGGGGGTGGGCGAGGAGGACAGCGCCGTCGTCCAACTGGTCAACAAAATCATCCTGGACGCCTATGCCCGAAATGCATCGGACATTCATATCGAGCCCTATCCGGGCAAGCAGAACACGATGGTTCGCATTCGCGTGGATGGCGCCTGTACGGTGTATCAGACCATCCCTTTTGCATACCGTAACGCCGTGGTGTCGCGTATTAAGATCATGTCGGACCTGGATATCGCCGAGCGGCGCCTGCCTCAGGACGGCAAGATCAAGTTTAAAAAATATGGCGGGAAAGACATCGAGCTTCGTGTCGCGACGATTCCCACCCAGGGGGGGCTCGAAGACGTGGTCATGCGTATTCTGGCCGCCGGAGAGCCGATTCCGTTGATCAAAATGGGGTTTTCAGAGGCCAACTACGAGAGTTTCCTCCAATCCGTGGTCAAGCCATATGGATTGATTCTCGTTTGCGGCCCCACCGGCTCGGGTAAGACCACCACCTTGCACTCGGCCCTCGCCTATATCAATAAAACCGAGACCAAGATATGGACCGCCGAGGACCCGGTGGAAATTACCCAGAAAGGGCTTCGGCAGGTGCAGGTCAAACCCAAGATCGGTTTCGACTTTGCCGCCGCCATGCGATCTTTTCTCCGTGCCGACCCGGACGTCATCATGGTCGGCGAAATGCGCGACAAGGAGACCACCCACATCGGTATCGAAGCGTCGTTGACCGGTCACCTGGTTTTCTCCACACTGCATACCAACAGCGCGCCGGAAAGTATCGTCCGTTTGCTCGATATGGGAATGGACCCCTTCAACTTCGCCGATGCCATTTTATGTATCTTGGCCCAACGCTTGGTCCGCACCCTGTGCCCGGATTGTAAAAAAGAGTACAATCCATCCGAAGAAGAATTCAATGAACTCGTCAGAGAGTATGGGCAGGAAGATTTCGAGCGCAATATGGGGCTCAAATTCAACCCGGAGATGATCCTTTGCAAGCCGGCGGGGTGTGAGTTGTGCAATAATACGGGGTATCGCGGCCGTATGGGCATACACGAACTGCTCACCGGGACCGACGAGATGAAGAAGTTGATTCAGGTGCGGGCCAAGATGGAAGACATTCGTGACCAAGCGATCAAGGATGGCATGCGTACCCTCAAACAGGACGGTATCGAGAAAATTTTCGGCGGGCACACCGATCTGTTGCAGGTGCGCAAAGTTTGTATAAAATAA
- a CDS encoding epoxyqueuosine reductase QueH translates to MKLLLHICCAPCSIYPLRILREDRFDVMGYFYRSNIHPFTECLKRQETLESYGRSADLKLIIAPEYDLEGFLRNVVFRESNRCALCYHDRLRSTALIAKRGRFDCFSTTLLYSKFQKHDAIRSIGEAVGKETGIPFHYQDFRLGWEEGIEASKQMGMYRQAYCGCIYSEKERYFPGTKRAHAIDAPTQ, encoded by the coding sequence ATGAAACTCTTGTTGCATATCTGCTGCGCTCCCTGCAGCATCTATCCCCTCAGGATATTACGCGAAGATCGTTTCGACGTAATGGGCTATTTCTATCGCAGCAACATTCATCCCTTCACTGAATGCCTGAAGCGTCAGGAGACACTTGAATCTTACGGCCGGTCGGCCGATCTGAAGCTGATCATCGCACCCGAATACGACCTCGAAGGCTTTCTTCGAAACGTGGTTTTCCGCGAATCGAACCGCTGCGCCCTTTGCTATCATGATCGCCTCAGATCTACGGCGCTGATCGCCAAGCGGGGCAGATTCGACTGTTTCTCGACCACTTTGCTTTACAGCAAATTCCAAAAACACGATGCCATCCGATCGATTGGCGAAGCGGTCGGCAAGGAGACTGGAATTCCCTTCCACTATCAGGATTTTCGCTTGGGATGGGAAGAAGGCATAGAGGCCTCCAAACAAATGGGTATGTATCGCCAAGCATATTGCGGTTGCATCTACAGCGAGAAAGAGCGCTATTTCCCCGGAACGAAACGAGCTCACGCCATCGACGCTCCAACGCAATGA
- a CDS encoding YggS family pyridoxal phosphate-dependent enzyme, giving the protein MTSELKETIRANLSRAMERIAAAAQRSGRSPEQIRLVAVGKTHSVEAIQAAIDAGAAIIGENYIQEAREKFDALVHTPVQWHFIGHLQSNKAKYAVRLFDLIHTVDSIKLAAELDKQARKVGKVQDILVQVNISGEASKSGAAEAETEKLIRSISGFKSIRVKGLMTIPPFFDDSEGARPFFAALKQLKDRLHALSIEGVDMKELSMGMTGDFESAIEEGATLVRLGTCIFGERS; this is encoded by the coding sequence ATGACTTCTGAACTGAAAGAAACCATCCGGGCCAACCTGTCGCGGGCCATGGAACGCATCGCTGCTGCGGCGCAACGTAGCGGCCGGTCCCCTGAACAGATTCGGCTGGTCGCCGTGGGCAAAACCCATTCTGTCGAAGCCATACAGGCCGCCATCGATGCCGGTGCCGCCATTATCGGCGAAAATTACATTCAAGAAGCGAGAGAAAAATTCGATGCCCTCGTCCACACACCGGTACAGTGGCATTTCATCGGCCACCTGCAAAGCAACAAGGCCAAATATGCCGTCCGGCTGTTCGATCTGATCCACACGGTGGATTCGATCAAACTGGCTGCGGAGTTGGACAAGCAGGCACGCAAAGTCGGTAAAGTCCAGGATATCCTTGTTCAGGTGAATATCAGTGGCGAGGCATCCAAATCGGGCGCAGCCGAGGCCGAGACCGAAAAATTGATTCGGTCGATTTCCGGATTCAAAAGCATCCGCGTCAAAGGGTTGATGACCATACCGCCCTTTTTCGACGATTCCGAAGGCGCTCGTCCATTTTTTGCTGCACTGAAACAGTTGAAAGATCGGCTCCACGCCTTGAGCATCGAAGGAGTCGACATGAAAGAACTCTCCATGGGAATGACCGGCGATTTCGAATCCGCCATCGAAGAGGGAGCCACACTGGTTCGACTCGGCACCTGTATTTTTGGTGAGCGGTCATGA
- a CDS encoding methyl-accepting chemotaxis protein: protein MSSLWTKLKLRNKFLIPTILLILLGMGISSTISYVSSKDTLSDMLSKDLGKTIDLASQMLDRWLSDRTLDVQNWSQQKIYMTAVQGSFMGRAAASSANGQLANLKEVYGYYRNVCLANAKGQITAAADTEVIGKLTIQDQSYFKNIMEGAPFAIHLQKNPDTGAPEMILAARISEADQSTGALLGIIDISKINELFIDRIKIGQTGHAYLYESAGRIIAHPKREMQLNFDMSKQTGFDEMKGKTEGMYTYELDGVSKWAAFKQLSTMPWKVAITIHMDEVLAPAKRLGQVSLVVTIACVLLAALMIFVISNSIAKPINNVVAGLKDAAEGEGDLTKRITVSSQDEVGDLAKWFNLFNEKMQAIIREVADNAARLKQSGSELYEISAALSEGADQTTQRAQSVASASEEMSANMSTVAGTMDEAATNVNMVASATEEMSVTISEIAQSTEKARSVTHNAVSHAEGASGQVDELGRAAQEIGKVVETITDISEQVNLLALNATIEAARAGEAGKGFAVVANEIKELAQQTAKATGEIKRQVSAIQSSTQVTVVQISNITEVVNEVNDIVSKIAAAVEEQSTTTKEIAGNVAQASQGIGDINLNVGQSNTVAADIAREISEVTQAAGNMSNSSAQVNMNAEQLSKLASQLDTTVGKFKF from the coding sequence ATGAGCAGCCTATGGACAAAACTCAAATTGCGCAACAAGTTCCTTATTCCCACGATCCTTCTGATCCTGCTGGGCATGGGAATCTCTTCGACGATCTCCTATGTCTCTTCTAAAGACACCCTGAGCGACATGCTCTCCAAGGATCTGGGAAAAACGATCGACCTGGCCTCCCAGATGCTGGACCGGTGGTTGAGCGACCGCACCCTGGATGTCCAAAACTGGTCCCAGCAAAAAATCTATATGACCGCCGTGCAGGGCTCGTTCATGGGCAGGGCAGCGGCGTCATCTGCCAACGGCCAGCTCGCCAATCTCAAAGAGGTCTATGGGTATTACAGGAATGTCTGCCTGGCCAACGCCAAGGGGCAAATTACAGCCGCTGCCGACACGGAGGTCATAGGGAAACTTACCATTCAGGATCAATCCTACTTCAAAAACATCATGGAAGGGGCGCCTTTTGCCATTCATTTACAAAAAAACCCGGATACCGGTGCCCCCGAAATGATTCTGGCGGCCCGCATCTCAGAGGCGGATCAATCCACCGGTGCGCTGCTGGGGATCATCGACATTTCGAAAATCAATGAACTTTTCATCGATCGCATCAAGATCGGTCAAACGGGCCATGCCTATCTGTACGAATCCGCAGGTCGCATCATTGCCCATCCCAAGCGGGAGATGCAGCTCAATTTCGATATGAGCAAGCAAACCGGTTTCGATGAAATGAAAGGCAAAACCGAAGGCATGTATACCTATGAATTGGACGGCGTATCCAAGTGGGCGGCCTTCAAACAGCTCTCGACCATGCCATGGAAGGTAGCGATCACCATCCATATGGACGAAGTCCTGGCGCCGGCCAAAAGATTGGGTCAGGTGAGCCTCGTGGTCACGATCGCCTGCGTACTGCTGGCCGCATTGATGATCTTTGTGATCAGCAACTCCATCGCCAAACCCATCAATAATGTGGTGGCCGGTCTCAAAGACGCCGCCGAAGGCGAAGGTGACCTGACCAAACGGATCACCGTGAGCAGCCAGGACGAGGTGGGTGACCTGGCCAAATGGTTCAATCTGTTCAACGAGAAGATGCAGGCGATCATCAGGGAGGTGGCGGACAACGCGGCCAGACTCAAGCAATCCGGCAGCGAATTGTATGAGATATCGGCAGCCCTTTCCGAAGGCGCCGACCAGACCACCCAACGCGCGCAATCGGTGGCTTCAGCCTCCGAAGAAATGAGTGCCAACATGAGCACCGTGGCCGGCACCATGGACGAAGCGGCCACCAATGTCAACATGGTCGCTTCGGCCACCGAGGAGATGAGCGTCACGATCAGCGAAATAGCACAGAGCACCGAAAAAGCGCGCAGCGTGACGCACAACGCCGTCTCCCATGCGGAAGGGGCCTCGGGACAGGTAGATGAATTGGGGCGTGCGGCCCAGGAGATCGGCAAAGTGGTCGAAACCATCACCGATATCTCCGAGCAGGTCAACTTATTGGCCTTGAATGCCACCATTGAAGCGGCCCGTGCCGGTGAAGCCGGCAAGGGTTTTGCCGTCGTTGCCAATGAAATCAAGGAACTCGCCCAGCAGACGGCCAAGGCCACCGGCGAGATCAAGCGTCAGGTATCGGCCATTCAATCATCGACCCAGGTGACCGTGGTCCAGATCAGCAACATTACCGAGGTGGTCAACGAGGTCAACGATATCGTGTCCAAGATTGCGGCGGCGGTCGAAGAGCAGTCAACGACCACCAAGGAGATCGCAGGAAACGTGGCCCAGGCATCCCAAGGGATCGGCGACATCAATCTCAACGTGGGTCAAAGCAACACGGTGGCCGCCGATATCGCCAGAGAGATCTCCGAGGTCACCCAGGCGGCCGGCAATATGTCCAACAGCAGCGCCCAGGTCAATATGAATGCCGAACAGCTTTCCAAACTGGCTTCGCAATTGGATACCACGGTCGGCAAATTCAAATTCTAA
- a CDS encoding M48 family metallopeptidase, whose amino-acid sequence MFAHFIYFIIALITLTLYQPSSTPALGPYESFLGLICLSILFIVYTRNRFHRLAQRVGSENRLRLDHRFGLLVTRHLILALIAFGIAIWALELPSHLAQVTLFQMMPTLADLMFLILFVGYMTLVWVFAYDAQRVIYQSDLSRKDYVYSNVALSVPVLLPWLVLFGLSDVIHLLPSELPKRILDSSVGQTLYFLIFLVVAAIFAPLLIQRFWRCRPLEKGFFRNRIEALCQRTGVRYADIVYWPIFGGRMITAGVMGLVGRFRYILVTDALLQLLSPQEIDQVIAHEIGHVKRRHLPLYLLLFVGFMLISYAAYPLSVATTIFSKTILGVILSLKINPVNFIYSLYALFLVLGIVLYFRFIFGFFIRNFERQADLFVYRLFPDAHALIATFNKIVDASGQPAEKPNWHHFSIRERIDYLVRCEQSPAWIDRHDRKVRNSIIAYLIGFSILAVAVFQLNQMVLNQSNRQFTLTAIENYLLDKEPKTEEDALLYGLIGTIYLERNNLDAAIAHYENAIALNSNDPDILNNLAWLLATSRDSEAYDPERALILAQRAIGLKPAPHIWDTLAEALFVNGRLEEAIAAERQALEMNPEDRKIYEEQLEKFRKALQNSQ is encoded by the coding sequence ATGTTCGCACATTTCATCTACTTTATCATTGCACTGATCACGCTGACCCTTTATCAGCCATCCTCAACACCGGCGCTCGGTCCCTACGAATCCTTTTTGGGCCTGATCTGTTTATCTATCCTTTTCATTGTCTATACGCGAAATCGCTTTCATCGTCTGGCTCAGCGGGTCGGATCGGAGAATCGCCTGCGGCTGGACCATCGGTTCGGTCTTCTGGTGACACGCCACCTGATTCTTGCATTGATCGCCTTTGGAATAGCTATCTGGGCACTCGAATTACCCTCCCACCTCGCGCAGGTAACACTCTTCCAGATGATGCCCACGTTGGCGGACCTGATGTTTCTCATCCTTTTCGTCGGATACATGACCCTGGTATGGGTTTTCGCCTACGATGCCCAACGAGTGATTTACCAGAGCGACCTCTCACGCAAAGACTATGTCTATTCCAATGTCGCCCTGAGCGTTCCGGTCCTGCTTCCCTGGCTGGTGTTGTTCGGGCTGTCGGATGTGATCCACCTGCTCCCATCTGAACTTCCCAAACGCATCCTCGACAGTTCCGTCGGGCAAACGCTCTATTTTCTGATTTTTCTGGTGGTGGCAGCCATTTTCGCCCCCCTGCTGATCCAACGTTTTTGGCGTTGTCGCCCTTTGGAAAAAGGGTTTTTCCGGAACCGTATCGAAGCCCTTTGCCAAAGGACCGGCGTCCGTTACGCCGACATAGTCTACTGGCCCATATTCGGGGGCCGAATGATAACGGCCGGCGTGATGGGGCTCGTCGGTCGCTTTCGATATATCCTGGTCACCGATGCGCTGCTGCAACTCTTGAGCCCCCAGGAGATCGATCAGGTCATCGCCCACGAAATCGGCCATGTCAAACGCCGACACCTGCCCCTTTACCTGCTGCTTTTTGTCGGGTTCATGCTGATTTCCTACGCGGCCTATCCGCTGAGCGTCGCCACCACGATTTTTTCCAAAACGATTCTGGGTGTTATTCTCTCCTTGAAGATCAACCCGGTGAATTTTATTTACAGTCTGTACGCGCTCTTTCTCGTTTTAGGGATTGTTCTCTACTTCCGTTTCATCTTCGGTTTTTTTATCCGAAATTTCGAGCGCCAGGCCGACCTCTTTGTCTATCGCCTCTTTCCTGATGCCCATGCCTTGATTGCAACCTTTAATAAAATCGTGGATGCCAGCGGCCAGCCGGCGGAAAAGCCCAACTGGCACCATTTCAGTATTCGCGAACGCATCGATTACCTGGTACGTTGCGAGCAATCCCCTGCCTGGATCGACCGGCACGACCGTAAGGTACGCAATAGCATCATCGCTTACCTGATCGGCTTTTCCATATTGGCCGTCGCGGTTTTCCAACTCAATCAGATGGTGCTCAATCAGAGCAATCGACAATTCACTCTCACGGCGATAGAAAATTATTTGCTCGACAAGGAACCCAAGACCGAAGAAGACGCCCTGCTTTACGGCCTGATCGGGACCATCTACCTGGAGCGCAATAACCTCGATGCCGCCATAGCGCATTACGAAAACGCCATTGCGCTCAATTCCAACGATCCGGACATTCTCAACAACCTCGCCTGGCTGCTGGCCACCAGCAGGGATAGCGAGGCATACGATCCCGAACGCGCACTTATCCTTGCCCAGCGGGCCATCGGTCTGAAACCCGCACCGCACATCTGGGACACGCTGGCCGAGGCGCTATTCGTGAACGGTCGCTTAGAAGAGGCCATTGCCGCCGAACGGCAGGCATTGGAGATGAATCCCGAGGACAGAAAAATCTACGAGGAACAACTCGAAAAATTCAGGAAAGCATTGCAAAACTCACAGTGA
- a CDS encoding enoyl-CoA hydratase/isomerase family protein, translating to MTYSNIMFETTDGISTITFNRPKALNALNSDLLGELDRALQEIIGNEEIRVLVLTGTGEKAFVAGADITELAKLDTLSAKVFINKGLSIINKIAELPIPAIAAVNGFALGGGLEIAMACDFIYASTSARFGQPEINLGLIPGYGGTQRLPRIIGIGRAKELLLSGKMISAEEAYRLGIVNRTLAPDALMGEVMNIAREMATKGKVALRAIKQAVNYGLNVDLPSGLRIETDAFAVCLASSDAKEGTSAFLEKRKPLFKGRLIP from the coding sequence ATGACTTACAGCAACATCATGTTTGAGACGACCGATGGGATTTCGACCATCACCTTTAATCGACCCAAAGCGCTCAATGCGCTGAACAGCGACTTGCTGGGTGAGCTCGATCGCGCGTTGCAGGAAATCATTGGAAACGAAGAGATCCGGGTGCTGGTGCTCACCGGTACCGGTGAAAAGGCGTTTGTCGCCGGGGCGGATATTACGGAATTGGCCAAACTCGATACCCTTTCAGCCAAGGTGTTTATCAATAAGGGGTTGTCGATTATCAACAAAATCGCGGAGCTGCCCATACCCGCCATCGCTGCGGTCAACGGTTTTGCCCTCGGTGGCGGTTTGGAAATCGCCATGGCCTGTGATTTCATCTATGCCTCCACTTCGGCCCGTTTCGGGCAGCCTGAAATTAATCTGGGCCTCATCCCCGGATACGGAGGCACCCAGCGGCTGCCTAGAATCATCGGTATCGGTCGAGCCAAAGAGCTCCTTTTATCCGGCAAGATGATTTCCGCAGAAGAAGCCTATCGACTCGGCATCGTCAATCGCACCCTGGCTCCCGACGCGTTGATGGGGGAGGTCATGAATATCGCGCGGGAAATGGCCACCAAGGGAAAAGTAGCACTGCGCGCCATCAAACAGGCGGTGAATTATGGACTGAATGTGGACCTCCCTTCCGGCCTGCGGATCGAGACGGATGCGTTCGCCGTCTGCCTGGCCAGTTCCGACGCAAAAGAGGGGACGTCGGCGTTTCTCGAAAAGCGCAAACCTCTCTTCAAAGGCCGGTTGATCCCATGA
- a CDS encoding Maf family protein, whose product MVKKTQNGRIILASQSPRRKYLLTQAGLEFDVLPSHIDENALAMDRPAPYTCTLSRLKAQEISALHPDSWVIAADTIVVIEDEILGKPDDLEQARDMLYRLSGQTHQVYTGYTICCDTEKKEITDSVCTDVIFKQLSDEEIEWYISTGEPFDKAGAYAIQGLGTFLVKRINGSYTNVVGLPVCEVIEHLIRERVVRITPSGYQGQKMHNPVMNNDF is encoded by the coding sequence ATGGTGAAAAAAACGCAAAATGGACGAATCATCCTGGCCTCCCAATCGCCAAGACGCAAATACCTGCTAACCCAGGCCGGCCTCGAGTTCGATGTGTTGCCCAGTCATATCGATGAAAATGCACTGGCAATGGATCGACCCGCTCCATATACCTGCACCCTGTCACGTTTAAAGGCACAAGAGATCTCCGCACTGCATCCAGACAGCTGGGTGATTGCCGCCGATACCATCGTCGTGATTGAAGATGAGATATTGGGAAAACCTGATGACCTTGAGCAAGCCCGTGATATGTTGTACCGCTTGAGTGGACAGACGCACCAAGTTTATACCGGGTATACGATTTGTTGTGATACGGAAAAAAAGGAAATCACCGACAGCGTCTGCACCGATGTAATCTTCAAACAGCTTTCAGACGAAGAGATCGAATGGTATATCAGCACCGGTGAACCCTTTGACAAGGCCGGCGCCTATGCCATCCAGGGATTGGGGACATTTTTGGTCAAGCGAATAAACGGATCGTATACCAATGTGGTCGGCCTGCCGGTATGCGAAGTGATCGAACACCTGATCCGTGAAAGGGTGGTGCGCATCACCCCTTCGGGATATCAAGGACAGAAGATGCACAACCCGGTGATGAACAATGACTTCTGA
- a CDS encoding ACT domain-containing protein: MLVEQISVFLENKSGRLSEVTAILTEAGVNIRALALADTSDFGVLRLIVDNKDKAIDALKDNGFTVGKTQVLAVEVEDRPGGLNSILEILKANKINVEYMYAFVRHTGKNAVMIFRFDNIAAATEILNSKGVTILNEEQLNAL, from the coding sequence ATGCTGGTGGAACAAATTTCCGTCTTTCTCGAAAACAAATCTGGAAGGTTGTCGGAAGTGACCGCTATCTTGACCGAAGCAGGTGTCAATATTCGCGCACTGGCCTTGGCCGATACATCCGATTTTGGCGTGCTGCGCCTGATTGTGGACAATAAAGACAAGGCGATTGATGCCCTGAAGGACAATGGGTTTACCGTCGGCAAAACCCAGGTGCTCGCCGTTGAGGTGGAAGATCGTCCCGGTGGTTTGAATTCGATCCTGGAAATATTGAAAGCCAACAAGATCAACGTGGAATATATGTATGCCTTTGTACGGCACACGGGCAAAAATGCCGTCATGATTTTTCGGTTCGATAATATTGCGGCAGCCACGGAGATCCTTAATTCCAAGGGCGTGACGATTTTAAATGAGGAGCAGTTAAACGCACTATAG